In one Eschrichtius robustus isolate mEscRob2 chromosome 15, mEscRob2.pri, whole genome shotgun sequence genomic region, the following are encoded:
- the RAB1A gene encoding ras-related protein Rab-1A, protein MSSMNPEYDYLFKLLLIGDSGVGKSCLLLRFADDTYTESYISTIGVDFKIRTIELDGKTIKLQIWDTAGQERFRTITSSYYRGAHGIIVVYDVTDQESFNNVKQWLQEIDRYASENVNKLLVGNKCDLTTKKVVDYTTAKEFADSLGIPFLETSAKNATNVEQSFMTMAAEIKKRMGPGATAGGAEKSNVKIQSTPVKQSGGGCC, encoded by the exons tGATTATTTATTCAAGTTACTTCTGATTGGCGACTCTGGAGTTGGAAAGTCTTGCCTCCTTCTTAGGTTTGCA GATGATACATATACAGAAAGCTATATCAGCACAATTGGTGTGGATTTCAAAATAAGAACTATAGAGTTAGATGGGAAAACAATCAAACTTCAAATA TGGGACACAGCAGGCCAAGAAAGATTTCGAACAATCACCTCCAGTTATTACAGAGGAGCCCATGGCATCATAGTTGTGTATGATGTGACAGATCAG GAGTCCTTCAATAATGTTAAACAGTGGCTGCAGGAAATAGACCGTTATGCCAGTGAAAACGTCAACAAGTTGTTGGTAGGGAACAAATGTGATCTGACCACAAAGAAAGTAGTAGACTACACAACAGCAAAG GAATTTGCTGATTCCCTCGGAATTCCATTTTTGGAAACCAGTGCTAAGAATGCAACAAATGTAGAACAGTCTTTCATGACAATGGCAGCTGAGATTAAAAAGCGAATGGGTCCTGGAGCAACAGCTGGTGGTGCAGAGAAGTCCAATGTTAAAATTCAGAGCACTCCGGTCAAGCAGTCAGGTGGAGGTTGCTGCTAA
- the CEP68 gene encoding centrosomal protein of 68 kDa isoform X2 produces the protein MEETRLSASEELPQTHTIPRTTALCSGHDADTDDDPSPVESPQVLARSPQSHVSGCPFPSRWRSAVSPGATAPQSSSCSVSASSPGSSLQGHQEKVEPQSCSLAKVSSSLELAVPPSAPSVVELGPRFQWSPQPVSSGGDAPGLRRRRLSFQAEYWACVLPDSLPPSPDRHSPLWSPNKEYEDLLDYTYPLRPGPQLPKHLDSRVLAEPILQDSGVDLDSFSVSPASTLKSPTNVSHSCPPAEAAALPFSGPREPISKRWPSGVPQKQGSVGLASCSPIASTPRAPGSRDTPWESREPALRGMKHWPPVGKHLELGSPHLRTRDRGWPSPRLEREKGASQGIGRFACTESGWKPQEEVESDDEYLALPSRLTQVSSLVSYLGCIPTLVPLPTDAAEGQRSLDVSDSDGPASLPSDSSQSQLPSGAALRGSRSPEDHNHCLLRSFVRARGSAGEGGLVSSQALGASSGPLRTRASLPAMLDQRAFSDPDAEGQPPRRGGEQGKESLVQCVKAFCCQLEELIRWLYNVADAADHLTASRSSLTGLKSSLQLYRQFKKDIDDHQSLTESVIQKGEILLQCLLDNTPVLKDILGRISRQPSELESHADHLYDTILASLDTLAGCTLIPDNTPMAHRSASVKGISLASSQEEM, from the exons ATGGAGGAGACTAGGCTTTCTGCCTCAGAGGAGCTACCTCAGACTCACACCATTCCCAGAACCACCGCTCTTTGCTCAGGACATGATGCCGACACTGACGATGACCCGTCCCCAGTGGAGTCGCCGCAGGTGCTAGCCCGCAGCCCACAGTCTCACGTCTCGGGGTGCCCGTTCCCGTCAAGGTGGAGGTCCGCCGTGAGCCCAGGTGCCACTGCGCCTCAGTCTTCCAGCTGCAGCGTCTCTGCCTCATCCCCGGGCAGCAGCCTCCAGGGTCACCAGGAGAAGGTGGAGCCTCAGAGTTGCTCCCTTGCCAAGGTCTCCTCCTCCCTGGAGCTGGCTGTGCCGCCGTCGGCCCCCTCGGTGGTGGAGCTGGGGCCTCGGTTCCAGTGGTCGCCCCAGCCAGTGTCCTCAGGGGGCGATGCTCCCGGGCTGCGCAGGAGGCGCCTCTCCTTCCAGGCCGAGTACTGGGCCTGCGTGCTGCCGgattccctgcctccttcccctgACCGCCACTCCCCGCTCTGGAGCCCGAATAAAGAGTATGAAGACCTGCTGGACTATACTTACCCCCTCAGGCCCGGGCCTCAGCTCCCAAAACACCTTGACAGCCGCGTGCTGGCTGAGCCCATCCTGCAGGACTCAGGCGTAGACCTGGATAGCTTCTCCGTCTCCCCAGCAAGCACTCTGAAGTCACCCACTAATGTCTCGCACAGTTGCCCACCAGCAGAGGCCGCTGCCCTGCCGTTCTCAGGGCCCAGAGAGCCGATCTCTAAGCGGTGGCCCTCTGGAGTACCCCAGAAGCAGGGCAGTGTGGGGTTGGCATCTTGTAGCCCCATTGCCTCTAcccccagagccccaggcagtAGGGACACTCCTTGGGAGAGCAGAGAGCCAGCCCTGAGGGGCATGAAGCACTGGCCACCTGTGGGCAAGCACCTTGAGCTGGGCTCTCCCCACCTGAGAACACGGGACAGAGGGTGGCCCTCACCCAGGCTGGAAAGGGAGAAGGGGGCCAGCCAGGGTATCGGGCGCTTCGCCTGCACGGAGTCTGGGTGGAAACCACAAGAGGAGGTGGAAAGTGATGACGAGTATCTGGCCCTGCCCTCTCGGCTGACGCAGGTGTCTAGCTTGGTTTCGTATCTGGGTTGCATTCCCACCTTGGTGCCCCTGCCCACTGATGCTGCCGAAGGGCAGAGATCCCTGGACGTGTCAGACAGTGATGGGCCAGCTTCCCTCCCGTCAGACTCCAGCCAAAGCCAGCTTCCCTCTGGGGCTGCCCTCAGAGGGTCCCGAAGCCCTGAGGACCACAACCACTGTTTGCTGCGCTCCTTCGTCCGTGCAAGGGGCTCAGCGGGAGAGGGCGGTCTGGTGAGCAGCCAGGCCCTGGGGGCCTCCTCTGGACCGCTGAGAACACGCGCCTCCTTGCCGGCGATGTTGGACCAGCGGGCATTCTCGGATCCAGATGCCGAAGGGCAGCCtcccaggagaggaggagagcAGGGAAAAGAGTCGCTCGTGCAGTGTGTGAAG GCATTTTGCTGTCAGCTGGAAGAGCTGATCCGCTGGCTGTATAATGTAGCAGACGCTGCTGACCACCTGACTGCATCCAGGTCCAGCCTTACAGGCCTCAAGTCTTCTCTGCAGCTTTACCGG CAATTTAAGAAAGATATAGATGACCACCAGTCCCTGACGGAGAGCGTCATACAGAAAGGGGAGATTCTACTTCAGTGCCTGTTGGATAATACCCCAG TGTTAAAGGACATCCTCGGGAGGATCTCCAGGCAGCCCAGCGAGCTGGAGAGCCATGCAGATCACCTGTATGACACTATCTTAGCCTCTCTGGACACACTGGCTGGCTGCACCCTCATCCCCGACAACACACCAATGGCACACAGGAGCGCCAGCGTGAAGGGGATTAGCCTG gcATCTTCTCAGGAAGAGATGTAA